The following DNA comes from Microbacterium wangchenii.
CACGGGGCCGATGGAGAGGGTGTGGCTGACCAGCCGGATGCCCAGTTCGGAGAGGAACGCGCGGGCCACGGCGCCCAGCGCGACGCGGGCTGCGGTCTCACGGGCGCTGGCGCGCTCGAGGATCGGCCGGGCCTCGTCGAAGTCGTACTTCTGCATGCCGACGAGATCGGCGTGACCGGGGCGGGGGCGCGTGAGCGCGGCGCCGCGCCCGCGGGACTTCTCCGTCAGCTCGGCCGGCTCGGGGCTCATCACCTCGACCCACTTGGGCCATTCGGTGTTCCCGATGCGCAAGGCGATGGGGCTGCCGAGGGTGAAGCCGTGCCGCACGCCCGAGGAGATCGTGAGCTCGTCCTCCTCGAACTTCATCCGCGAGCCGCGGCCGTAGCCGAGCTTCCGGCGGGCGAGGTCGGCGCGGATCGCGTCGGAGGAGATCGGCACGCCGGCGGGAAGACCCTCCATGATGGCGACCAGTTCGGGGCCGTGGGATTCGCCGGCCGTGAGCACGCGGAGCATTGCCCTAGTCTCCCACGAGCGCTCGGCGCATCGCGGCCAGCACGGTCGTCTCCTCCGGGAGGGCGGTACCAGGCTCGCCGCAGACGAAGACGCGCACCTGCAGGAGAGCCTGATGCAGCAGCATCCCGTGTCCGGAGAAGGCGACGCCCCCCGCCCGCTCCCATGCGTGGGCGAGCGGGGTGGGCCAGTGGCCGTAGACGACGTCCACGAGCACTCCGCCCGCCGCTGCCAGCCGGTCGGCCCCCGCACCCAGATCGGTGCCGCCGGGGAGCGTCGCGATCGTGACCTGGACGCGGCCGGGGGACGGATCGTCGAACCCGGCGGGGATCACGGCGACACCGAGGGACTCACCGAGCGCGATCAACGCGGTCACGGCCTCGGGGCGCCGCGCGACCACCTCGACGCGGCGCGCCCCGAGATCGGCGAGGGCGACCAGCGCGGAGGTGGCCGTGGCACCGGCGCCGAGGATCCGGGCGGCGGGAGCCTCCTCGACGCCCTGCTCGCGCAGCGACCGCACCAGGCCGCCCACGTCGGTGTTGAAGCCGTGCCGCTCCTCGCCGAGCAGCAGCGTGTTCACCGCGCCCGTCGCCTGAGCATGACGGTCCAGGACCTGCGCCGCCCGGGCCGCGGCGTGCTTGAGCGGCATCGTCAGCGACAGTCCCCGCCACGTGGCGTCGAGGCCCGCGAGTTCGGGGTCGAAACGGTCCTCGCCCACGCGCCGGCGTCCGTACTCCCAGTCCAGCCCGAGGACGCGGTACGCCGCGGCGTGCAGCTGCGGCGACCGGCTGTGCGCGATCGGATCCCCCCAGACGGCGAGCCTCGTGCCCGTCAGCATCCCTTGCCCGGATTGTCCTTGCACCACGAGATCCACTGCTGCCGCGCCGCTTCGTGCTCGTCGGCGGTGGTGGTGAACACGGTCTCGCCGGTGTCGAGGTTGACCGTGACGAAGAACAGCCACGGTCCGTCCGCGGGGTGCATGGCCGCGTCGATCGCCGCGTCGCCGGGGTTGGCGATCGGACCGGCCGGCAGTCCGTCGATCACGTACGTGTTCCACGGGTTGTCGTCGAACTGCGCCTCGTCCGACGTGCTGGCCGAGCCGGCGTGCAGCTCCCCGTACCCGTACTGGGCGGTGGAGTCCATCTGCAGCTTCATGCCCTGGTCGAGGCGGTTCTGGATGACGCGGGACACCTTGGCGAAGTCGTTCGGCCTGCCCTCGCGCTCCACGATGGAGGCGATGGTGAGCACGCGCTGCCGGTCGGCTTCGGGCACGCCGGCCTGATCCAGGGATTCCACGGTGCGCGCGACCAGCCGGGCGATCACGTCGCTCGCGGTGGCCGCGGGGTCGAACGTGTAGGTGGCGGGGAAGAGCCATCCCTCCAGCGAGTCCGACGGCACGCCGAACGCCGACGG
Coding sequences within:
- a CDS encoding shikimate dehydrogenase — protein: MLTGTRLAVWGDPIAHSRSPQLHAAAYRVLGLDWEYGRRRVGEDRFDPELAGLDATWRGLSLTMPLKHAAARAAQVLDRHAQATGAVNTLLLGEERHGFNTDVGGLVRSLREQGVEEAPAARILGAGATATSALVALADLGARRVEVVARRPEAVTALIALGESLGVAVIPAGFDDPSPGRVQVTIATLPGGTDLGAGADRLAAAGGVLVDVVYGHWPTPLAHAWERAGGVAFSGHGMLLHQALLQVRVFVCGEPGTALPEETTVLAAMRRALVGD